The following is a genomic window from Hymenobacter sp. APR13.
GACCTGCGCCAGCGGGGCCTGATTCTGTTTGAGGCCCTGAGCGGCAGCCGCGCCTACGGCACCGATTTGCCCCACTCCGACGTGGATCTGAAGGGCGTGTTCATCCTGCCCGAAACCGAGTTCTACGGCCTCGACTACGTGCCCCAGGTGACTAACGCCACCAACGACGAGGTGTACTACGAGCTGCGCCGCTTCGTGGAGCTGCTGCTCAAAAGTAACCCTACGGCTCTGGAGCTGCTGGCCTCGCCCGAGGATTGCGTGCGGCTGCGGCACCCGTTGTTTGAGGCGTTTCGGGTCGAGGATTTCCTCTCGCAGCTGTGCCGCCAGAGCTTCGCTGAGTACGCCGTGGCCCAGATCCGCAAAGCCAAGGGCCTCAACAAGAAAATCAACCACCCCGAGCCGCCCGCCCGTAAGTCGGTGCTGGATTTCTGCTACGTGACCGTGGGAGCCGGGGCACAGCCGGTAGCCACCTGGCTGGAACGGCGCGGCTACTTGCCTACGCAGTGCGGCCTGGCCAACGTGAACCACCTCCACGACCTGTACGCCCTGTTCGTGGACGAAACGCCCGATGGCC
Proteins encoded in this region:
- a CDS encoding DNA polymerase beta superfamily protein, yielding MLTIDDLRQRGLILFEALSGSRAYGTDLPHSDVDLKGVFILPETEFYGLDYVPQVTNATNDEVYYELRRFVELLLKSNPTALELLASPEDCVRLRHPLFEAFRVEDFLSQLCRQSFAEYAVAQIRKAKGLNKKINHPEPPARKSVLDFCYVTVGAGAQPVATWLERRGYLPTQCGLANVNHLHDLYALFVDETPDGRHGYRGLLRDAETSQDVLLSAVPKGEVPVAYLSFNRNGYSTYCRVFREYQEWEQKRNPERYQNTVQHGKNYDAKNMLHVFRLLGMAEEIATTGRLHVRRPNREFLLQIRRGEFEYEQLVAEAEALVARVEAAFAASALPETPDRAAAEARLVQVRRAWYAAQVA